From the genome of Nakamurella flavida, one region includes:
- a CDS encoding YciI family protein has product MRYTLLLHYPEMTSDDLGPEVEQAGRQAFAAYADALTAAGVLLSAEVLQPSASSTTVRRRDGRLQIQDGPFADTKDQLGGSFVIDVPDLDAALGWAQQAPPVDWGAVEVRPGSVFHADGAWRPNT; this is encoded by the coding sequence ATGCGCTACACCCTGCTCCTGCACTACCCGGAGATGACGTCCGACGATCTCGGGCCCGAGGTCGAACAGGCCGGGCGGCAGGCGTTCGCCGCGTACGCCGACGCCTTGACCGCGGCCGGCGTGCTGCTGTCGGCCGAGGTCCTGCAGCCGTCCGCGAGCAGCACCACGGTGCGCCGACGGGACGGCCGCCTGCAGATCCAGGACGGCCCCTTCGCCGACACCAAGGATCAGCTGGGCGGGTCCTTCGTCATCGACGTGCCGGACCTGGACGCCGCGCTCGGCTGGGCGCAACAGGCGCCGCCCGTCGACTGGGGTGCGGTGGAGGTCCGGCCCGGGTCCGTCTTCCACGCCGACGGTGCGTGGCGCCCGAACACGTGA